Sequence from the Thermococcus nautili genome:
CTTCATTCCTCAATCCCCCAGACCTCATCGAACTCATCTTCGAGGCTTATTCCCTTCAGCTCTCCAAGTTTGGCGGGCTTGCCTTTGGCTCTCTTGTGCTTCCATTCGAGGAGCTCTTTAATCAGCTCTTCTTTGCTCTTCTTGGGCATAATTATCAGTCCCTTATCAGTGGGCTCAACTATAACTTCTCCTCCCTCTTTTATGCCATAAGCTTCACGGAAGACCTTGGGGATGACAATCTGCCCCTTGGGGCCGACCTTGAGGCGTATGCTAACCAAAGGTATCACCCTGTATAACTCGGGGTTCAACAAAATAAAGCTTTCGAGAGAAAAGAGCTCAGGAGGAAAACGGACTCTCCTTGAGCTTCTCGTTGGTGAAGCGGACGAGCTTTTCGACGTCCTTCTCTATCGTCTCGGGCTCGGGCTTCATGAGCACGTAGAAGACGTTGGTCTTGGGCGTCAGAGAAACGTGCTTGACGTTGTGGGGCTTTGAAAGGCTCTCAACGAGCTCCTTGAGCTTTACCACGTCCCGTTTCTTCTCGTAGAGGGCCTCGTACTCCTTGCCCGCTATCTCAATCGTCTCCCTCTGGAGAAATTCCTCGTTCTCGATGTTCGGCTTCAGCCTGTAGTAGCCCTTCTGAATGAGGTGGGCCTCGCGCTTAATCTCGGCGAAAGGTCTGATGACGAAGTAAATCTTGTCGTGCCTGCTCGTAAGGAGCGCTATCGGGAAGTAGAGGAGACTGTGCCTCGGCAGGAGCGTTAGCGTGTACTCGAACTTCCTGATGTTGTCTCGGTTCACCTTATAGCTCGCCCTGAAGCCAATGTAGCCGCCGAGCCACACGTAGTCCTTGTCCTCGGGCTTTACAACTTCCTCGATTGAGCGAAGGTAGTGTTCCATCAGCTGAATGTTGAGCTTTCGACCCTTGTAGAACTGGAGCGTTGAAGCGCCGGCGATTACGAATATTATCGCGAAAAGCGTTGCATTATCCATCGTCCTCATCCTCCGGGTAGTACCTCTGAAGGGTTCTCATGTCCAGTATCTCAAGGTTTGGGACGTCGGAGAGGGCTTTAACTATTTCCTCGACAATCCTCCTCTGGACGGGCCAGCTGAGGGCGTGCTGGAACGGATGACTGAGCCCCTCCGTAAGCCGTAGATAAATGACAACCCCATCCTCATCCGCCTTAACGTGAACGAGGTTCAGACCTACGATGTCCTCTCCCGTTAGGGGCTCCTTAACTTTCCTGAGGCGGGCGTAGATTTCCTCCTCCCTCAACTATTACCCCTCCAATCTTGCTGAGCCACTCCAGACCCCTGGGCTCCTCCGGAAGGACTGGAATCTCCACGAGGGCAACGTCCCTGAACTTCCGCCTTACCTCCTCAAGAACCCTTTCCTGTGCCTCAAGCTTTGCCTTTAGCTCGGGAACGCTGACACGGAGCACCTTGTTCATAACAATCATATTGAATGGAACCCTGAACTTCTTCAGGCTTTCGTAGGCCCTCTCGGTCTCGTAGAGGGGAAGCATTTCGGGATTCATGACGGCTATAACTGAAGTCCTGTCCGGGTCGGTTATGATTTTTTCCACAAACTCCACTTCGGAGCGGTAGGCCTTGAGCTCCTTCATAACGGGGTCCTTGTCCTCCTCGAAGGGCAGCTCACTTTTTCCGTGGATGTTCGCTATCGCGGCACGCCGTTCGAGTATCGCCCGCCGTATCTGAATCAGCTTGTCCGCCCAGATTATGGAAATCCTTGGCAGGGCCAAAACGCGGAGCGTGAGGCCCGTGGGAGGGGTGTCGAAAACTATCACATCCCACTCATCACCGCGCTCGAGGATTTCTCTGACGGCCTCGAGGGTGGCGTATTCCTCTATCCCCGGGGAGTACCTGAGGACTTCGAAGTACTTCTCAAGGTTTATCACCGTTAGATAGCGGTAGGTGTGCTTCATGCTCTCCTCTAAGTGCTTCAGGTAGGCCTTTATGAGGCCCTCCATATCGAGTTCGCTCGCGTAGAGGTTCTCCGCGATTTTCTTTGGTCTATCGCTCAGCTTAACCATGAAGACGTCACCGAGATTGTGTGCTGGGTCAAGGGAGACTATAAGCGTCCTGTACCCCCTCTCAGCCAGCGCTACTGCCGTTGCCGCGGAGCTCGTGGTCTTTCCGACTCCACCCTTTCCTATGAAGAACAGCACCCGGTAGCCCTTCTTTGGCTGAAGGAAGTCGAGCATGCTCCCACCTCACGTGATTTCAAACATCCCTGCCAGTTCCCCGAGGAGGTCGTCCATGTCAACGGCCCTCTCGTGCATAACCCTGAGCTCGCGCTCCATGTGAGGCAGAAGCCTTATGACCAGCGTCGTGGGAGGACTTGGGATGCCGACGAACGAGCCCATGAGGATTAGGGCAAAGACGTTCTCAAGTTCTCTCAGCTCGAACTCAAGGTACTCCGTTGACTGGTGTTTGAAGGCCCCGAAGAAACCCTCCAGGAACTCTTTAATACCCCTCAAAGGGTTGTCTCTCATTTTTATCACCCGAAAATAAATTGGAAAAGAAAGTCAGGCCGCGCTTGCGGTGTACTCCTCTGTTGGCCTCTTCCAGGCAACCCAGAAGTCCCA
This genomic interval carries:
- a CDS encoding ArsA family ATPase, which produces MLDFLQPKKGYRVLFFIGKGGVGKTTSSAATAVALAERGYRTLIVSLDPAHNLGDVFMVKLSDRPKKIAENLYASELDMEGLIKAYLKHLEESMKHTYRYLTVINLEKYFEVLRYSPGIEEYATLEAVREILERGDEWDVIVFDTPPTGLTLRVLALPRISIIWADKLIQIRRAILERRAAIANIHGKSELPFEEDKDPVMKELKAYRSEVEFVEKIITDPDRTSVIAVMNPEMLPLYETERAYESLKKFRVPFNMIVMNKVLRVSVPELKAKLEAQERVLEEVRRKFRDVALVEIPVLPEEPRGLEWLSKIGGVIVEGGGNLRPPQES
- a CDS encoding AbrB/MazE/SpoVT family DNA-binding domain-containing protein, with product MIPLVSIRLKVGPKGQIVIPKVFREAYGIKEGGEVIVEPTDKGLIIMPKKSKEELIKELLEWKHKRAKGKPAKLGELKGISLEDEFDEVWGIEE
- a CDS encoding iron-sulfur cluster assembly protein — protein: MREEEIYARLRKVKEPLTGEDIVGLNLVHVKADEDGVVIYLRLTEGLSHPFQHALSWPVQRRIVEEIVKALSDVPNLEILDMRTLQRYYPEDEDDG